Genomic window (Pradoshia eiseniae):
ATGCCGATAATAGAGTATGCCTGTACGAAGCTTGATGTCGACGCCGCCTGTGCAGCCCGAACAATCTGCTCGATTTGCTCCTTCGATAGAGGCTTATCCTCAAATTTCCTAATCGAACGATGGTTTAACAATAATTCTATTATTTCATTCATTCTTTTCAGCTCCCCACCTGTAGTTACTTTAACTATATCAGATGAATGCAAGGAAAATACATTTTGGGGTATCATGTAACATATTATTCATAATGATAGATAAGGTTACTCCTTCTTCCTTTTATCTGTTTCTAAATCATCTTGGTTGATCGTCTATCCATTTAATTCAGGAACAAATAAACGGAGGAGCTATTCGCTCTCTCCGCCATTTTGCAGCCATTAACTTAAATGAATATAATTCTGTTGCCTAAGCGCTTCGTAAATCACAATTGCAGCTGTGTTCGATAAATTCAGGGAACGGACATGAGTGTCATTCATCGGCAAGCGAAGCCCCCGTTCTGGATGCTCCTCGAGCAGATGCTTTGGCAGACCTGTCGTCTCCCTGCCGAAAATAAAGAAATAATCCTTTGAAGCGTCTGCATAAGACACATCACTATGATAGTGATCGGCAAATTTTGTGATATAGAAGAATTCG
Coding sequences:
- the trmL gene encoding tRNA (uridine(34)/cytosine(34)/5-carboxymethylaminomethyluridine(34)-2'-O)-methyltransferase TrmL, with translation MSLHIVLYQPLIPANTGNIARTCAATDTTLHLIRPLGFSTDDKMLKRAGLDYWEHVTIIYYDSIEEFFEKNAGGEFFYITKFADHYHSDVSYADASKDYFFIFGRETTGLPKHLLEEHPERGLRLPMNDTHVRSLNLSNTAAIVIYEALRQQNYIHLS